DNA from Paraburkholderia sp. ZP32-5:
GTTGTGCTTGTATTTCAGTGGGCCCGGCATGTCGACCACGCAGGCGCCGAGCGCGCCGGTCGCGATCGTGAAGCCGAGTTCACGATCGTGAAAGACGATCAGGCACAGGATGGCCGGTAACGACACGCCGACCGCGATACGCAGCCCTCCATAGAAGTACTGGCTATAGAGGAATTTTTTTATTTCGACCGAATAGCGCATCGACTACCTGGAATCCGTTCACCGAGAGAACCGAAGTTGAAAAGACAGCGCGAAACTGCCGTTGAGTCTAACTGATTTTGCCCGCGTTCTGACCTCGGCCGTTTGGCCAGGTTATGCCCTGGGAGCGCGTTTGTTATGCTGTCGCTTCAATGTCCGCCATGGCTTGCGCATGCCTCTCGCGAGCCGGCCGCGTGCCGCTTCTTCGTGCAGCATCTGATCCGGAATTCATGCTCCAGCTCTTCTATTCGAACCGCTACGAAACGCTGGTCGGCGCGCTGCTCGATGACCTTGCGCGCGCGCCGTCCGACCCATGGACCGCGCAGCCCGTGATCGTGCCGAGCGCGGCCGTGCGCAGGCGGCTCGAACTCGATATCGCGACGCGCCAGGGCATCTGCGCAAACATTAACTTTTGTTACCTCGCGCAATGGCTGTGGGCACAGATCGGCGGCGTGATCGAGGTGCCGCGGCATTCGCCGTTCGCGCCCGACCGGCTCGTGTGGCGCTGTTACCGACTGCTTGGCGACACCGATGAGTCGCAGCCGTGGAACGCGTCGCCGCGTCTGCGTACCTATCTCGACGCGGCGGACGCGTCGATGCGCTACGAACTCGCGCAGCGCGTCGCGACCGTGCTCGATCACTATCTGACCTATCGCCCCGAATGGCTGCTGCAGTGGCAGAAGGGCGGCTCGATCTTCGCGGGTGGCGCATCGGAGCACGGTGCGCCCGATACCGGCCCGCGTCTCATCGGCGCGAGCGAGGCGGCGCGCGAGGACGAGCGCTGGCAGGCCGCGCTGTGGCGCGCGGTGCTCGCGGAAGTAGCACAGACCGCGGAGCAGGCTACGAGGCACGCGCATACGCCTGCTATTGCGCTGCCGCCCGCGTACCGTTTCCTCGATCAGATCGGCACGCTCGATCTCGAAGCGATCTCGAACGCGCGATGGCCGGAGGCCGTCAGCGTATTCGCGCTGCCGACCATGCCGCCGCTGCACATCGAGTTGTTGCGCGCGCTGTCGCGCTGGGTCGACGTGCGTTTGTACGTGATGAATCCGTGCCGTGAATTCTGGTTCGACGTCGTCAGCGAAGGCCGCGTGCAGGCGCTCGACGCAGCGGGGCAACTCGACTATCAGGAGGTCGGCCATCCGCTGCTCGCCGAATGGGGACGGCAGACCCAGGCGCAACTGCACATGCTGCACGAACTGACCGAGAGCGCCGCGTCCGCCGAAACCGGCGACTTCACCGAAAACCCCGAGCCGAGCTGGCTCGCGGCGGTGCAGAACGGCATCCTCGATCTGCGTGCTGAGATCGACGTGGATGAACTGCCGATCGAGCGCGGCATCGAGGTGCACGTCTGCCATAGCCTGTCGCGCCAGCTGGAAGTGCTGCATGACAGGCTGCTTGGTTGGTTCGACGAATTCGACGATCTGCAGCCGTCCGATGTGCTGGTCGCGGTGTCCGACCTGGCAGCCGCCGGCCCGCTGATCGATGCGGTGTTCGGCACGACGCCCGCCGGCGATACGCGCCGCATTCCGTATCGGATTACCGGCTTGCCGCCATCGCAGGCCAATCCGGTCGCGCGTGTGCTGCTCGACTGGCTCGCGCTGCCCGAGCGCAGTGTCGGCGCGCCGGACCTGATCGAATGGCTGCGCGTCGACGCGATCGCCGTGCGCTACGAAATCGATCCCAGTTCGCTCGAAGCCGCGCAGGAATGGCTGGCAGCGGCGGGCGCCCGCCGCGGCCTCGCGCCGCTCGAACCGGTTGGCGAAAACGTGCCGGTCGCGCGCCACACGTTCGCCGATGCGCTCACGAGGCTCTATCTCGGCTACGCGATGCCGCCCGGTGGCGAGCCGGTCGATGCCTGGCTGCCGGTCGAAGGCGCGGGCGGTTCGAACGCCGAGTTGCTTGGCCGGCTTTCGCGTTTCGTCGACGATATCGAAGGCTTCGCCGCGCAGTGCGCGATCGAGCGAACGCCGGCCGAATGGTCGCGGCTTTTGCTCGAAACGCTCGCGCAGTGCTTCGACGGCGGCGTCGAGTTTGCCGACGCGCTTGCCGCGGTGCGCGACGCGATCGATGCGATGAGCGACGCGATGCAGGCCGGCGCGCAAGATGTGCCGTTGCCGGCGTCGGTGGTGCGCGGCGCGCTGACTGAAGCGCTGGACGACCCCGCGCGCGGCGGCGTGCCATGGGGCAGCGTCACGTTTTCGTCGCTCACCAGCCTGCGTGGCTTGCCGTTTCGCGTCGTCTGTCTGCTCGGTATGGACGATGGCGTGCTGCCGTCGCTCGCGCGTGCCGACGAGTTCGATCTGATGGCCGCGTTCGGCAAGGCCGGCGACCGTCAGCGTCGCGACGACGAGCGCAATCTGTTTCTCGATCTGCTGCTTGCCGCGCGCGAGCACCTTTTCATCGCCTACACGGGCCGCAGCATTCGCGACAACGCACCGCTGCCGCCGGCCGCACTCGTCGACGAACTGCTCGATTACCTCGCGCAGGTATCGGCCGGCGAGGGCGCGAGTCCGGCGGAGGTCGACCACGCACGGCGCGAATTTATCGTCGAGCATCCGTTGCAGGCATTCGCGTCCGACTATTTCGCCTCGAAGCCCGATCTCTTCACATACGACGCCGACCGCGCCGAACTGGCGACGCTGCTCGCCGAACCTCGGCATCCGGGCGCCGCACCGTTCTTCGACCAGCCGCTGCCGCCCGAAGATACCGACGAAGCCGAGTTCGACGACTTCGTGCGCTTCTGGCGCCACCCCACGCGCGCGCTGCTGCGCGATCGTCTCGGTATCGCGCTAGCGGATGCGCAGGGCGAATTGCTCGACACGGAACCGTTCGATCTCGACTACGCGGGGCGCGATGCGCTCGCCGAGCGTCTATTGCCGGTGCTGCTCGACGCCGGCATCGAAGACGATGTGATGAATGCCCGCGTGCAGCGCGTGGCCGAGGCGAGCCCCGAGCTGCCCGGCGGCGCGACCGGCGCGGTCTGGCGCGCGCGCGAACTCGCAGCGTTGCGGCAACTGGCGACGAGCGTGCGCCGCGAAGTGGCGTCCGGCATCGAGCGTTTGCCGTTCGTGCTCGATCTCGCACCGCGCTGGCCCGATAGCACCGCTGCTGCCGATAGCCCGGACTTCGCCGTCAAGCTGTTCGGCGCGCACGACGCGCTGCTACACGAGGCCGCCGAAACGCCGCTGAAATTGCGCGGCACGTTGAACCTGCTGACCGGAACCGGGCAAGTGATTTTCCGTTACGCGAAACCGAGCGCGCGCGACTATCTGTCCGCGTGGCTCGCGCATCTGGTCTATTGCGCGGCGCAGCCGGATGGCCCGCGCCGCACCGTCTGGCACGGCAGCGGCGAGAGCTTCGAGTTCGCGCCGGTCGCGGCACCGCTCGACGAACTCGCGCCGCTCGCCGCGCTGTTCAAGGCCGGCCGCCGGCTGCCGCTGCGCTTTTTCCCGAAGAGTGCGTGGACGCGGATCAGCGAAAGCGAATCGGCCGCGCAGGGTGTGTGGATCAACGACCGCGTGCGCGGAGAATCCGACGACCCGGCGCTGCGCATCGCGCTGCGCGGCACGCCGCTGACACTCGACGAACCGTTCGGCAGTCTCGCCGCAATCGTCTTCGAGCCATTGATCCAGCATCTGCGGAGCGCATCATGAGCGACGCGCTGCGCCATCACACGCTGGTCGCCGATGAACTTGACGTGTTTGCCTGTCCGCTCGACGGCGTCAATCAGATCGAAGCGTCGGCGGGTACCGGCAAGACGTGGAATATCTGCGCGTTGTACGTGCGTCTGCTGCTCGAAAAGAATCTGAACGCGGATCAGATCCTCGTCGTCACGTTTACGAAGGCCGCGACCGCCGAATTGCACGAGCGCATACGCGGACGGCTCGCCGAGCTACATCGCGCGATCGAGATGGACGACGACGGCGGCGACCCGTTTATCCAGCGGCTGTTCGAAACGACGCTCGCGCCCGAAAACGGTATCGAGCGTGAGGCTGCGTTGAAGGTGGTACGGCGCGCACTGCGCACCTTCGATCAGGCTGCGATCCATACGATTCACGCGTTCTGTCAGCGCGCGTTGCAGGAAGCGCCGTTCGCCGCGGCCATGCCGTTCGCGTTCGAGATGGAAGCCGACGACGCCGCGCTGCGTTTCGAACTCGCTGCCGATTTCTGGCGCGAGCAGGTCGAGCCTGTCGCGCACGCTCACCCGGCGTTTGCCGCCTGGCTGGTCGCGAAGCGCGCCGGGCCCGCGTCGCTCGACGAACAGCTCGCGCGGCGTCTGAAAAAGCCGCTTGCGCAATTGCGCTGGGGCGGCGTGGACGTGAGCAGCACGGGCGCTGACGCGCAAGCCGGCTTCGATGCCGCCTGCGCGATCTGGCAAGCGGAGCGCGACGCGATCGTCAGTCTGCTCGCCGAAGCCCAGGAGCGGCTGAGCAAGACCTCGCACAAGCCCGATCACGTGAGCGCGGCGATCGCCGCGTGGAGCGATTACTTTGCGCAGGGCGACTGTCATGCGCCACCGCCGCGGGCCGCGGTGAAGCTGACGGCATCGGCGTTGAAGAAGGCGACCAAGGTCAAGTTCGAGCCGCCCGCGCATCCGTTCTTCGAGCATGCCGAAGCGCTCGCGGCCGCGGTGGTTGCGGCCGAAGCCGCGCAGCGCGCGCGCTGGCTTGGGCTGATCCAGACATGGCTCGACTACGCGCCGGCCGAACTGGTGGCGCGCAAGCGCACTCGTCGCGTCGTGTCGTTCGACGATCTGCTCGCGAATCTGTACCGTGCGCTGGCCGCTCATGGGTGGCTCGCCGATGCATTGCGCAGCCGCTATCCGGCGGCGCTGATCGACGAGTTTCAGGATACCGATCCGCTGCAGTTCGCGATCTTCAGCCGGATCTTCGCGCCCGCCGGGCCACTGTTTCTGGTCGGCGATCCGAAGCAGGCGATCTACAGTTTTCGCGCGGCCGATCTGCACACCTATCTCGCCGCTCGCGCATCCGCATCCGCGTGCTACACGCTCGCGGTCAACCAGCGTTCGACCGCGCCGATCGTCGAAGCCTGCAACCGCATTTTCGAAGCCAACCCACAGGCGTTCGTGCTCGACGGGCTCGACTATCAGCCGGTTCGCGCGGGCGAGCGGCGCCGCGCGCCGTTTGCCGATCCGGACGCAAGTGGCGGCGATTTCCGCGTCTGGACGCTGCCGCAAGGCGACGCGGCGCTGAGCAAAGCGGCCGCGCAGCGCGCCGCGAGCGAAGCGTGCGCGGCCGAGATCGTGCGGCTGTTGCGCGGTGCGCGCGAAGGCGCGGTGACGATCGGCGACAGGCCACTCGCGCCCGGCGACATCGCGGTGCTGGTGCAGACCCACAAGCAGGGCAGTCTCGTCAAACGCGTGCTCGCCGCGTGGGGCGTCGGCAGCGTGGAGCTTGCGCAGGCCTCGGTATTCGCGACGCTCGATGCCGAGCAGATCGAGCGCGTGCTGGCCGCAATCGATACCCCCGGCGATCTGCGGCGTTTGCGTGCCGCGCTCGCGACCGACTGGCTCGGGCTCGACGCCGCCGCGCTGTGGCGTCTCGCGCAGGTCGCCGATGCGCCGGTGGCGCTCGACGACCCGCTACAGACCACCGATGCAATGGGCTGGGTCGAGCGTTTTTCGCGCTATCGGATGCTGTGGCACGAACGCGGCTTCGCGGTGATGTGGCGCACGCTGATGCGTGAGCTGCGTGTCGCGCAACGGCTCGTCGCCGGCCCCGATGGAGAACGCCGTCTGACCAATGTGAATCACCTCGCCGAACTCGTGCAGGCGCGCGCCGCCACTCAGCCGGGCATCGCGCCGACCTTGCGTTGGCTCGCCGCGCAGCGCGACCAGGGCGGTGGCGAAGAGGCGCAGTTGCGGCTCGAATCGGACCGCAATCTGGTGCAGATCGTGACCGTCCATAAGTCGAAGGGCCTCGAATACGCGGTCGTGTTCTGTCCGTTCCTCAACGACGGCGGCTTGCGCGAGCCGCCGTCGTCGGGCTTGCCCGATGCGCGCGAGTACCACGACGACACCGGCGATGCGGTATTGCACTACGGTTGCGACGATGAGGAAGCGGAGCGCGCGTCGCGTTACGCGGTGCGCGAGCAGGCGGCCGAGCGCGCGCGTCTCGTCTACGTGGCGCTCACACGCGCGGTGTATCGCTGCTATCTGGTTGCGGGCACCTATCTGTCGTCGCGTTCGACGAAGGAGTCGCGCCGCAGTGTGCTGAACTGGCTCGTGGGCGGCGCTGCTCACACGTTCGATGCGTGGCTCTCCGAGCCGCCTGACGAGGCCGCGTTGGCGGCAAGCTGGCAGGCGCTCGCAGGCGGCCCGGTGACGTTGCAGCCGTTGCCCGAAATCACGCGCCGCACGCCGCTCGAAATTCTGCAGGATCACGGCGCGCATCTGCACGCGCGCGCGAATCGCCGGCTACTGCGCGATCAATGGCGGATGGCGAGTTTCAGCGGCCTGATCGCGGCGGGCAGCAAGAGCGCGGACGCCCACGCGCATGTGCCGCAGGAGGAGGTACGGCCCGATCACGACGAGATTGCCGACGCGCTCGAAGCCGCGCCGCTGTTTGGGCCGCTGTCTGTGCAGCTGTCGGCCGCGACCACGCATGCCGACGACGACATCCTCGCGTTTCCGCGCGGCGCGGCAGCCGGCGACTGTCTGCATCGCATGTTCGAACTTGCCGATTTCACCGAGGCGAGTACATGGCCCGATGCGATTCGCGGCGCGCTGCGCGAGCGTCCGGCACCGGCCGAGCCTGAACTCGCCGCGCGCCTGCCGGCGATGATGCAGCGGTTGATCGGCGATATCGTGTCGACCGAACTCGTGCCGGGCATGACGCTCGCGCAGCTCGATCCGCATCGGCGTCTGAACGAACTGGAGTTTCTGTTCGCGGCGCCGTCGCTCGACTTTCCGGGGCTGCGCGAGTTGCTGATCGAGTACGGCTACCCGGACGTTGCGCTGGAGCCCGGCGTGTTGCGAGGCTTTGTCAAAGGATTTATCGACATGATCGTCGAGCACGACGGCCGCTTCTGGATCGTCGACTGGAAATCGAACCATCTCGGCGACACGGCCGCCGACTATGCCGGCGCGCCGCTCGAAGCGGCGATGGCCAGCCATGCGTATCACCTGCAGGCGCTGCTCTATACGGTTGCGCTGCATCGCTATCTGAAAACGCGCGTGCGCGATTACACGTACGACACGCATATCGGCGGCTATCTATACCTGTTCGTGCGCGGCGTGCGGCCGGACTGGCGCGACGCCGACGGTCCGGCCGGCGTGCACAGGCGGCGCGCACCGTTTGAACTGGTCGCGCTGCTCGACGCAGCGATGATCGGAGGTGGCGCATGAGCGTGCTCGAACAAGGCGCGGTGCCGGCGCTCGGCCTCGAGGACATCGGGGTCAATCTGCCCGCGCCGGCTGATTTCAGCATCGCGCTCGCGGAGGGATTCGCGCGCCGCATCGGCACGCTCGCGCGGCGCGGCGGTGCGTCGACCGAGGCGGTGAAGTGGGCGGCTCGCGGCGCGTTCGCCGCGAGCCGCGCGACCGCCGAGGGGCATGTGTGCGTGCCGCTCGCGATGCTGGCGCGGCGCTTCGAGGCGTCGAGCGCCGAGGTGCGCGCGGCGCTGCTCGCGAGCGGCATGGCGAGCGATGGCGAGCGACGCGCGGCGGCGTTGCGGCCACTCGTGATCGATGCGCAGGGGCGGCTGTATCTGGCCCGCTACTACGATTACGAGCGTCGTCTGGCGCGCGCGCTGGTTGCACACGCAAAGGGCGAGAGCCCGGCGGCGGATGCGGATGGCGACACCGATCCTCAGGCATTGCGCGCACGTCTGCTGCGCTATTTCGGGCCGCCGAAAGACGACGAAGTGGATTGGCAACGCGTCGCGGCGGTGATGGCGTTATCGGGGCGGCTGACGATCGTCAGCGGAGGACCCGGTACCGGCAAGACCACGACCGTTGTCGGCGTGCTCGCGTGCCTGCTCGATGCGCGCGCCGATCTGCGCATCGCGCTCGCTGCGCCGACCGGCAAGGCGGCGCAGCGGATGCAGGAGGCGTTGCTCGCGCGCGCCGGCGATTTGCCGGCCGAACTGGCCGCGCGTCTGCCGCAAACCTCGTACACACTGCATCGTCTGCTTGGCTCGGGGCCCGGCGGGCGCTTCCGCCATCATCGCGACAATCCGCTGCCGTACGACGTGGTCGTGATCGACGAGGCGTCGATGATCGACGTCGCGATGGCCACGCACCTGCTCGATGCGATCGCGCCGCGCACGCGCGTCGTGATGCTCGGCGACAAGGACCAGCTTGCGGCGGTCGAGGCCGGCGCGGTATTCGCCGAACTCAGCGCGCGGCCGTCGCTTACTCCGCGCGGCTTGCGGCGCGTCGCGCTGGCGCTCGATATCGACGAAGAGCGGCTTGTGAACGCGTTGCCGCGCGAGTCGCATCGTGATGCCGATGGGTTGCCGCCGGAAGCCCCGTTCGTGCCCGCCGGCATGCCGGAAACATTCGAATCCGACCCGTCGGGTGATCTGTTCGATAGCGTAATCCCGGATCCAGTTGAACGGACCGAGCGAGCCGCGCCGCAAGCAAGCATCGGCGATCCGCTCGCCGACTGCGTCGTCTGGCTCGAACGCAACTACCGCTTTGGCCTCGAATCCCCGATCGGTCGTCTGTCGCTCGCGATTCGCAACGGTTCGGCGAGCACCGCGCTCGACGTCTTGCGTATCGACCCGGCTGAAACTTGCGCGGCGGCGCTGTATGAAGACGCGCACACCGCGCTGGCCGAGCGCACCGTTGCGCGGCTTGCCGCGGGCTTTGCGCCGTACGCCGATGCGCTTGCCGCGGCGCTCGCCACCGATACGCCCGACCCGTTGCCGCTGTTCGATGCATTGAACAGCTTCCGCATCCTGTGCGCGACCCGCCTCGGGCCGCGCGGCGTCGATCAGGTCAATGCGGCGATGGCGGCCCAGGTGCGACGCGCGGCGGGAGTCACGCTCGCGGTCGGCGCGCAGTGGTTCGCAGGGCGGCCCGTGATGGTCACGCGCAACGACTACGCATTGGGCCTGTTCAACGGCGATATCGGCATCGCGTTGCCGGGCGCGGGCGACGCGCTGCGTGTGTATTTCCGCACCGGCGACGGCGGTCTGCGGGCGGTGTCGCCGGCCGCGCTGCCGCCGCACGACACGGCCTTTGCGCTGACGGTCCACAAGTCGCAGGGCTCGGAGTTCGAGCACGCGGTGCTGGTGCTGCCGGCCGCGTTCAGCCGGGTGTTGTCGCGCGAACTGGTGTACACGGCGATTACCCGAGCGCGTGAACGCGTCGAAGTGATCGGCGCGCGCGCGGTGCTTGCTCAGGCGATCACCACGCCGACGCAGCGCGATTCGGGTCTGGATGCGCGGATCGCCGATGCGTGGCGGCGCGCGGATGAAGGCGGGTAGGGAAGCGGCGGGTTCGAATGCGGTGAGTCTGAATACGCGCGATCGTTAGCCGGTGACCTCGCTAGCCGGCGCGACCGCCGCGACGCGGGCGCGCATCGTCTTGCGGTACCACAGCGTCCATAACGCTAGGCCGGCGTAGATACCGTAGCCGATAAAAGGCGAGATCACGAGGAAGCGTTCGATCGGCCATGTGAGCGCCATCCATGCGCGCAACGCGGTTTCGGCGGTAAGACCGACGCCCCATACGAGCGTCATCGTGCGCATGGCTGGGGCGAGGCCTGGGCGCTCGCGCCACAGCGCTTCGAAGTGCGCGGCGCCGCCTTCCATTTCGCGCGCGACCGTCGCGCGCGCGAGGTAGAAGATCAACGGGCGGCGCATCGGCAACGACAGCAGGAACAGCACGCCGATCGCGCCGGATACGAGCGACTCGCGCAACAGCAGCATGCGCGGACTGCCGCCGAGCGCCATGGCCGCAACCGACAGGACGATGCCGGCAACCACCATCACGCTCAGCGCGTCGACGCGGCGAAAGCGCGCCAGCTCGATCGCGCTCCATACGAGTGGCGGCACCGCGGATGCAATCAGCGCGCCCGTTTCGCCGGTGTGCGGCAACGTCAGCCGGTACGCGAGCCACGGCAGCAGGAAGTTGATGGCCAGTTCGAGCACGAAACCGGGGCGGATTTTCATATGAATTTGCGGCGAGGGAGAAGCATGCAGTATCGACGAACGGGGGGCGCGCGCGCAAATGGCTGTGTGCCGAACGGCCGGTTCGGCGTAGCATCTTGCGCGCATTCGTCGTTCGGAGCGGAGGCGATGCAAGACCACGGAGGTCCACGCACAGCCGCGCACGGAGACGCATCCCACTCGCGCAAAGTCTGACAAAGTCTCACACGCGACCTGCCCGTCACGGCCCATCGCCGTGGCCTGTACACTGAACGCTCTTCACCGCATTCCACTCATGACATCCCGCTATCCGATCCCGCCGAACGAAATCGAATTGACCGCCGTGCGTGCGCAAGGAGCGGGTGGTCAGAACGTCAACAAGGTTTCGAGTGCCATCCATCTGCGCTTCGACGTGCACGCTTCGTCGCTGCCCGAGGTGCTGAAGATGCGCTTGCTCGCGCTGTCCGATCATCGGCTGACGCGTGATGGTGTGATCATCATCAAGGCGCAGGAGTATCGGACTCAGGAGATGAACCGGGAGGCCGCGCTCGCGCGGCTCGATGAGCTGATCGAAAGCGTGAGCGTCACGCGTAAGCCGCGCGTCGCGACCCGGCCGACACGCGCATCGAATCGGCGGCGGCTGGATAACAAGGCGAAGCGCGGCGAGGTCAAATCCGGGCGGGGCCGGGTGCACGAA
Protein-coding regions in this window:
- a CDS encoding AAA family ATPase, producing MSVLEQGAVPALGLEDIGVNLPAPADFSIALAEGFARRIGTLARRGGASTEAVKWAARGAFAASRATAEGHVCVPLAMLARRFEASSAEVRAALLASGMASDGERRAAALRPLVIDAQGRLYLARYYDYERRLARALVAHAKGESPAADADGDTDPQALRARLLRYFGPPKDDEVDWQRVAAVMALSGRLTIVSGGPGTGKTTTVVGVLACLLDARADLRIALAAPTGKAAQRMQEALLARAGDLPAELAARLPQTSYTLHRLLGSGPGGRFRHHRDNPLPYDVVVIDEASMIDVAMATHLLDAIAPRTRVVMLGDKDQLAAVEAGAVFAELSARPSLTPRGLRRVALALDIDEERLVNALPRESHRDADGLPPEAPFVPAGMPETFESDPSGDLFDSVIPDPVERTERAAPQASIGDPLADCVVWLERNYRFGLESPIGRLSLAIRNGSASTALDVLRIDPAETCAAALYEDAHTALAERTVARLAAGFAPYADALAAALATDTPDPLPLFDALNSFRILCATRLGPRGVDQVNAAMAAQVRRAAGVTLAVGAQWFAGRPVMVTRNDYALGLFNGDIGIALPGAGDALRVYFRTGDGGLRAVSPAALPPHDTAFALTVHKSQGSEFEHAVLVLPAAFSRVLSRELVYTAITRARERVEVIGARAVLAQAITTPTQRDSGLDARIADAWRRADEGG
- the recC gene encoding exodeoxyribonuclease V subunit gamma; translated protein: MLQLFYSNRYETLVGALLDDLARAPSDPWTAQPVIVPSAAVRRRLELDIATRQGICANINFCYLAQWLWAQIGGVIEVPRHSPFAPDRLVWRCYRLLGDTDESQPWNASPRLRTYLDAADASMRYELAQRVATVLDHYLTYRPEWLLQWQKGGSIFAGGASEHGAPDTGPRLIGASEAAREDERWQAALWRAVLAEVAQTAEQATRHAHTPAIALPPAYRFLDQIGTLDLEAISNARWPEAVSVFALPTMPPLHIELLRALSRWVDVRLYVMNPCREFWFDVVSEGRVQALDAAGQLDYQEVGHPLLAEWGRQTQAQLHMLHELTESAASAETGDFTENPEPSWLAAVQNGILDLRAEIDVDELPIERGIEVHVCHSLSRQLEVLHDRLLGWFDEFDDLQPSDVLVAVSDLAAAGPLIDAVFGTTPAGDTRRIPYRITGLPPSQANPVARVLLDWLALPERSVGAPDLIEWLRVDAIAVRYEIDPSSLEAAQEWLAAAGARRGLAPLEPVGENVPVARHTFADALTRLYLGYAMPPGGEPVDAWLPVEGAGGSNAELLGRLSRFVDDIEGFAAQCAIERTPAEWSRLLLETLAQCFDGGVEFADALAAVRDAIDAMSDAMQAGAQDVPLPASVVRGALTEALDDPARGGVPWGSVTFSSLTSLRGLPFRVVCLLGMDDGVLPSLARADEFDLMAAFGKAGDRQRRDDERNLFLDLLLAAREHLFIAYTGRSIRDNAPLPPAALVDELLDYLAQVSAGEGASPAEVDHARREFIVEHPLQAFASDYFASKPDLFTYDADRAELATLLAEPRHPGAAPFFDQPLPPEDTDEAEFDDFVRFWRHPTRALLRDRLGIALADAQGELLDTEPFDLDYAGRDALAERLLPVLLDAGIEDDVMNARVQRVAEASPELPGGATGAVWRARELAALRQLATSVRREVASGIERLPFVLDLAPRWPDSTAAADSPDFAVKLFGAHDALLHEAAETPLKLRGTLNLLTGTGQVIFRYAKPSARDYLSAWLAHLVYCAAQPDGPRRTVWHGSGESFEFAPVAAPLDELAPLAALFKAGRRLPLRFFPKSAWTRISESESAAQGVWINDRVRGESDDPALRIALRGTPLTLDEPFGSLAAIVFEPLIQHLRSAS
- the recB gene encoding exodeoxyribonuclease V subunit beta codes for the protein MSDALRHHTLVADELDVFACPLDGVNQIEASAGTGKTWNICALYVRLLLEKNLNADQILVVTFTKAATAELHERIRGRLAELHRAIEMDDDGGDPFIQRLFETTLAPENGIEREAALKVVRRALRTFDQAAIHTIHAFCQRALQEAPFAAAMPFAFEMEADDAALRFELAADFWREQVEPVAHAHPAFAAWLVAKRAGPASLDEQLARRLKKPLAQLRWGGVDVSSTGADAQAGFDAACAIWQAERDAIVSLLAEAQERLSKTSHKPDHVSAAIAAWSDYFAQGDCHAPPPRAAVKLTASALKKATKVKFEPPAHPFFEHAEALAAAVVAAEAAQRARWLGLIQTWLDYAPAELVARKRTRRVVSFDDLLANLYRALAAHGWLADALRSRYPAALIDEFQDTDPLQFAIFSRIFAPAGPLFLVGDPKQAIYSFRAADLHTYLAARASASACYTLAVNQRSTAPIVEACNRIFEANPQAFVLDGLDYQPVRAGERRRAPFADPDASGGDFRVWTLPQGDAALSKAAAQRAASEACAAEIVRLLRGAREGAVTIGDRPLAPGDIAVLVQTHKQGSLVKRVLAAWGVGSVELAQASVFATLDAEQIERVLAAIDTPGDLRRLRAALATDWLGLDAAALWRLAQVADAPVALDDPLQTTDAMGWVERFSRYRMLWHERGFAVMWRTLMRELRVAQRLVAGPDGERRLTNVNHLAELVQARAATQPGIAPTLRWLAAQRDQGGGEEAQLRLESDRNLVQIVTVHKSKGLEYAVVFCPFLNDGGLREPPSSGLPDAREYHDDTGDAVLHYGCDDEEAERASRYAVREQAAERARLVYVALTRAVYRCYLVAGTYLSSRSTKESRRSVLNWLVGGAAHTFDAWLSEPPDEAALAASWQALAGGPVTLQPLPEITRRTPLEILQDHGAHLHARANRRLLRDQWRMASFSGLIAAGSKSADAHAHVPQEEVRPDHDEIADALEAAPLFGPLSVQLSAATTHADDDILAFPRGAAAGDCLHRMFELADFTEASTWPDAIRGALRERPAPAEPELAARLPAMMQRLIGDIVSTELVPGMTLAQLDPHRRLNELEFLFAAPSLDFPGLRELLIEYGYPDVALEPGVLRGFVKGFIDMIVEHDGRFWIVDWKSNHLGDTAADYAGAPLEAAMASHAYHLQALLYTVALHRYLKTRVRDYTYDTHIGGYLYLFVRGVRPDWRDADGPAGVHRRRAPFELVALLDAAMIGGGA
- a CDS encoding VC0807 family protein encodes the protein MKIRPGFVLELAINFLLPWLAYRLTLPHTGETGALIASAVPPLVWSAIELARFRRVDALSVMVVAGIVLSVAAMALGGSPRMLLLRESLVSGAIGVLFLLSLPMRRPLIFYLARATVAREMEGGAAHFEALWRERPGLAPAMRTMTLVWGVGLTAETALRAWMALTWPIERFLVISPFIGYGIYAGLALWTLWYRKTMRARVAAVAPASEVTG
- the arfB gene encoding alternative ribosome rescue aminoacyl-tRNA hydrolase ArfB, with the translated sequence MTSRYPIPPNEIELTAVRAQGAGGQNVNKVSSAIHLRFDVHASSLPEVLKMRLLALSDHRLTRDGVIIIKAQEYRTQEMNREAALARLDELIESVSVTRKPRVATRPTRASNRRRLDNKAKRGEVKSGRGRVHE